The Bacteroidia bacterium genomic interval GGCGCGTGCTGCGAGGTATGTACAGCATATCCCGACCCTTTTGCAGTAAGGGACAAGACAAACAAATAAATATAAAACTAAAAAACATTTGCGCATTATCAGTCTAACTTTCTGCGAGTAAACCATTTCTCACTAAGCGTAACCGAAAAAATACATTTAGCATACACTTCTTTGAGGTTTTGTTCTGGAAAGTATCCTCTCAAACCTATTTCTGCACTAAAATGTCCACGCGAAAGGTTTCTTTTAATCGGTAATCCTGCACCTAAGGTTATGCCTACCGTAGTAATAGGTTGGTTATTTTGAGAGGGAAAAAAATAATTTTGCTGCCAAAACAATCCCATACGATAATTTACTCTTTTGAAGTAAGAACGAATACTGTTATAATCAGGGATAATCTCTGCCCCTGCAGAAATACGCATCAAGTCTTGAAATCTTTCATTGACGCCTAAATCATACTGCGACCACGGCTGATACTGCACATCTAACACAAAAATTCGCCCTTTTACATTTTCTAATTCCCAACCTATGCCTAATTTATAGGGAGTAGTTGTCTTTCTTTCAATGGTTACCAAAGTGTCTATTAAAGATGCATTGTCATAGATAATGTTTCTTTTGGCTACTACTGTTGCAGGTAGGGTACCTGAAACACCTGTGCGAAGCTGCCATCTACTATTGAGTTTGAGGTCATAAATTGTCCCAAAGTTCCATGTAAGTCCCTGATAGTTTGTTTTTCTGTACACGGTAGCATACTGGGCTTTTACACTGTCATCAAAAAAGATTCGGGCATTGTTAGTAATAAATCCAAACAAGTATCCTGTTTGAACACCTACCAATAACCGCTTTCCAATTTCAAACGCGTTGCCTACAAAAACCTCTGAAATTCCACCTTTTCCTTCATATCGTACTAAACTGTTAAAATTGGCGTTATTTACAGGTTGTTGCTGTTGCAACTGATAGCCTGTTCTACTAAACGGTTTTATGCCCATAGAAAAACAATAAATTTTATTAGCAGGAAAAGCTAACTGAATACCGCTTATGCCTGCATTAAATAATTTATTGTCATCAATTCGGCTTTTGAGATATAAGTTTTGAGTAGATACCCCTGTTTCTACAGTTGTAAATTTTAAGCTTGCTGTGCTGGCGATATTTTGAGGATTCCAATAGATAGTGGAAATAGAAGCTAATCCTCCTCCGCCCATAGCTGCATTGCGGCAAGAATTAGTTAAAAACAGTTCTCCCAAGGCATACCGAGAGTAAGGTGTTGTAAAATAGTTCTGTGCTATGCTCACAAAGAAAAAGGAAGTTTGTACAAGTAAAAAAATGCTTAACCTCATACATTCAAATTTTACTACAAGTATTGCTTGGCAATTTTAGCCAAAGAGTGTAATCCTATGAATACCAAGTTTTCAATGACAAAAGTATAAAGGTTTTTGTGGGCTTCAAAATATTGCGCGTCGCCACCTGAAAGAATTACGATAGGATTTGAGTTGTTCAGTTCATTTTTGTATAGCTCAATCATTCCCTTTATTTCACAGTGAGTGGCTTGCATAACGCCTGCATGCATAGCTTCTTGTGTGTTTTTGCCTATCACGTTTGGTTTTTGTTCAGGAATAGAGAGCGCAGGTAATTTTGCTGTAAACTCATGCATAGCCTGATAGCGCATTTGAATACCTGGCGCAATTGCTCCACCGAGATACACTTTGTTTTTAGTTAAAATTTCATATTTGATACATGTACCTAAATCTACAATGATTACATCTTTTTCAGGAAATAAGGTATATGCCCCTAAAACCGATGCTATACGGTCAGAACCTAAGGTTTGCGGAGTTTTATAAGCTATGGTTATAGGTAGCGGAATAATTTTATTTTGAAAGTACAACTGCCCTTCTGCGTTTAAGGCACATGAAAGGACAGGTTTTTTGAGGTTTGATAAAAATTCATTTAGGAGTTGATCTTTATAGCCCACGTTTGCTATGACTGCAATATCGTACAATAAACCTGAAAAAGGGACAGGACTATTTAACGGAATACTTTGTTGGTTTATGCAATTTTCATCGTCGTACAAAGCCCATTTGAGGGCTGTGTTTCCAATATCTATCAATAGATACCGCACGCACAAATATAACTTTTTGTATCTGTTTTAAGGATTTTTCTTTGTCAAAACTGTGCAAAAGTTAAGTTTTAATTTTTTTGGGCGTGCCCTTGCCCACACTTCGCTTGCGCTTGTGTGGGCAAGGTCGGCGTGGGGGGGGGGGCGGGGG includes:
- a CDS encoding type III pantothenate kinase, which produces MRYLLIDIGNTALKWALYDDENCINQQSIPLNSPVPFSGLLYDIAVIANVGYKDQLLNEFLSNLKKPVLSCALNAEGQLYFQNKIIPLPITIAYKTPQTLGSDRIASVLGAYTLFPEKDVIIVDLGTCIKYEILTKNKVYLGGAIAPGIQMRYQAMHEFTAKLPALSIPEQKPNVIGKNTQEAMHAGVMQATHCEIKGMIELYKNELNNSNPIVILSGGDAQYFEAHKNLYTFVIENLVFIGLHSLAKIAKQYL